Part of the Leifsonia soli genome is shown below.
CAGCCCGTGGTCGACGAACACGCAGACCAGCTGGTCGCCGACGGCCTCGTGGACCAGCGCGGCCGCGACGGCGGAGTCGACCCCGCCGGAGAGGGCGCAGATCACGCGGCCGGACCCGACCTGAGCGCGGATGGCCGCCACCTGGTCGGCGATCACGTTGCCGCTGTTCCAGTCGGCCGGGATGCCGGCCGCCCTGTGGAGGAAGTTCTCGAGCACGGCCTGGCCGTAGGCGGAGTGCTTGACCTCGGGATGCCACTGGACGCCATACAGCTTGCGCTCGTCGTTGGCGAACGCCGCGACGGGGGTTCCGTCGGTCGAGGCGAGAACGTCGAAGCCCTCGGGCGCGCGGGCGACCGAGTCGCCGTGGCTCATCCAGGCGGTTTGCTCGGCCGGCTGCCCCTCGAGCAGGACGCCGGAGTCGGAGATCCGGACGGCGGTCGAGCCGTACTCGCGCTGGCCGGTCTTCGCGACCTCGCCGCCGAGCGCGGTCGCCATGACCTGGAAGCCGTAGCAGATGCCGAGCACCGGGACGCCGAGATCGAGGATGGCCTCGTCGAGCTGCGGTGCGCCCTCCTCGTACACCGAGGACGGTCCACCGGAGAGCACGATCCCGGAGGGTCGCTTGGCGGCCACCTCGGCCGCGGTGACCGTGTGGGGCACGATCTCCGAGTACACGTTCGCCTCGCGCACGCGCCGGGCGATCAGCTGCGCGTACTGCGCGCCGAAGTCGACCACCAGGACCGGCCCGGACGGATTGGCGGAGTCGGCTCCGCCCAGAAGATCGGTGAACGCCGCATCCGTGCTCATCGGGTCAGGGCTCCTTGTCTCGCCGCTAATGTGCCGCCTCCACGAGGTCGGCTGCCTCGGCCTCACGGCCGGCCAGGTACGACTTCACCTGCTTGGTGATGCGGGCCTCCACGAAGAACGAGAGGAACGGGACGACGCCACCGAGGGCGATCATCACGAACTTCGTGAACGGCCAGCGCATCAGACTCCACAGGCGGAAGTCGGAGATCAGGTACACGACGTACAGCCAGCCGTGCGCGATGAGGATGCCCGTGCTCAGGTCCACGCCGGTCGGTGCGACGGCGGTCTGCACGGGGACGAAGGTGAGGGCTCCGTAGTTGCTGAAAGCGAAGAGCTCGTACCCGAGGCCGTACTTGACGATCATCTCGGCGCACAGGAGCAGCAGCATGATGCCCGTGACGTACGCGAACACCTGGTAGAACCGGAGCGCCCCGCGGATCTTCGGGAAGTCTTCGAGCTTGGGAGCGAGGGGCATGGGCCTATTCTAAAGGCTCGACCCGGGGGTTCTCCCCGGCAGCCGCATCCTGCTTCTCGCGCTCGAGCAGCTGCTCCTCGCGCAGCTCGTCCTCCCGCTGCTTGGCGTCCTTCACCAGGCGGTACCAGAGGAACACCGCGAAGCAGGCGAAGATGATCCACTCGGCCGCGTAGAAGATGTTGAGCCAGTTGAGCTCGGTCTGCGCGATCGGCGGCGGGGAGGAGATCTGGACGAGCCCGGCCGGCGCTCCGCGCTCGACGACGTACGCCGCGTACACGGGCATGTCGTCGACGCCGGTCCAGAGGTTGTAGAGGGCGCCGACGCCGAGCGTCCGCATCGCCGTGGGGTCCTTCTTGTCGGTCGGCACCTCGGGCTGCTCGTCGGGCAGGATGCGGCCGACGATGCGCTGCGGACCGGCATCCGGCTGCCGCGACAGCCGCTCGACCGCCGCCTGCGCGGCCGCCTTGTCCGGCGCCCACCCGCGCGCGACGGCGAGCGCCACCGGCCGGCCGTCCCGCTCCAGGTTCAGGTGGCCGACGACCCACCAGCCGCTCCGTCCGTCGTTGAGGCGGTCGTGGAGAAGCTGGTAGTCCTCCGGCACGAACGTCCCGGTGAACTCGACCAGCTGGCCGACGGCCACGTCGCGGAGGGGCGACGACGGACCGGCGACCTCCGCAAGCGGGAGCACCGTCTCGCTCGGCGCCTCGACGGCCTTGCCGGACTCGACAGCACGCTCGAGCTGCCACTGGCCGAGCCAGGCGAACCCGGCGGCGAGGAGCAGCGCGAACAGGAGCGCGCCGATCCACCGCGGGCGCCGCATCATCTGGAAGAGGGTGGTCTCGCCGGCGATCGGCTCGGCCCCCGTGGTCGTCTCGATGGTCAGTCCCGTTCCCGTTCGCCGCTGATGTCTTCCTGCATCGCCCGCTCGACCATCCGGTCGACGGCCCGCTGCGTCTCGTCGGCGCTCGTCGTCTCGCGCCGTGCGTCCGAGTCGAAGTCGGCGGTCGCTGCCTCGACCAGGGCGATCTCCTCGTCCAGCATGGGCTCGCGCTTCTTCTTCCTGTCCCGTCGGCGTGACGGCCCGGACCGTAGGATCATCGCACCGATCTTCTCGGAGTTCGCTGCGAGGATCGGCCCGATCACCGCCATCACGAGCACGTAGAGACCGGCGAACGGCTGGATGCGCTCGTCCAGCCCGGCGGCGAGCGACAGCGTCGCCAGGATGAGGGCGAACTCCCCGCGGTTCTGCAGGATGACCGTGGTGTTGATGCCCGCCTGCACGCCCATGCCGTTGATCCAGGCGACGAACTGGCCGGCCCCGATGTTGAGCAGGATGGTGAGCACCACCGCGATCCCGACGGGCAGCAGCACGGACGGGAACTTGGCCGGGTCGAGCGCGAGGCCGAAATTGAGGAAGAAGAAGGCCGCGAACACATCCCGCAGCGGGATGGCGATCTGCTCGATCTTCCTCCGGTACTTCGTCGCCCCGAGGACGAGGCCGATGAGGAAGGCGCCGATCGCGTCGGTCACGCCGAGCAGCTCGCCGATGCCGGCGAACAGCACGGCGAAGCCGAAGAACAGGATGGTGAAGAGTTCGTCGTCCTTGGTGCGGAACAGCCGCGAGACGAACCGGCCGCCCCAGCGCGCGACCGTGAACATCACGACCAGGAAGGCGAAGGCGATGGCGAGCTTGCCGACCACCGGCCAGAAGTCGGTCTCGCCGCTCAGCACGACGGAGACGATCGCCAGGTAGATGGCGATGAAGATGTCCTCGACGACGGTGACGCCGAGGATCATCGGGGTCTCGGTGTTCGCCAGCCGCCGGAGCTCGATCAGCAGCTTCGTCACGATCGCCGAGGACGACGTCGCCGTCATCCCGGCGATGATGAGCGCCTCCCGCGTTCCCCAGCCGACCATGAACCCGAAGATCAGGCCGACGCCCATGTTGATGACGATGTACGAGCCGCCGGAGACGATCAGCTTGCCGAAGTTGCCGAAGAACTCGTCCTGGTCGAACTCCAGGCCGAGATTGAACAGCAGCAGGATGAGCCCGAAGATCGCGATGAGCTCGATGTAGTCGCTCTCGAAGTTGAGCGGGAACCAGCCGGTGTGCGGACTGGCCAGCAATCCGACCAGCATGTAGATGGGGATCGCGGGGAGACTCACCAGCCTGCCGAGGCGCCCGAGCACGTACGCGACGAGCAGGAGGATGCCGAGAATGATGAGGTCTTCGCCGAGATGCATCGTCGATCAGCCTCCGGGCGGAGCGTCGGCGGTGACCCGGTGGGCGACCTCGCCCGTGCGGAAGAACGAGAACGCCTTCGCGACCTTCTCCGGCGTTCCGGCGACCACGAGCGTGTCGCCGGGGAACACCTTGAAGTCGGGAGCGGGCGCGGGGTTGGCGGAGTCCCCGCGCACCACGGCGACGACCGCGAGGCCGACGAAGCCGCGGTCGCCGGGCGCGCCGAGCTGCTGGCCGGCGATGTAGTCGTCGTAGTCGACGGTGAACCAGTCGATGCTGAGCCCGGGGATCTGGTCGAGCGCCGTCAGCGCCTCGGTGATCTGCGTGCCGCCGAGCAGCTCCGCCAGCGTGTGGGCCTCATCCTCGTTGAGCCGGAGCGACACCTTGGTGACGTCGCTGCCGTCCTCGTGGTCCGAGAAGGTGATCAGGTCGCTGTGGCCGGACCGGTGCGCGATGACGCCGACTTTGCCGCCATCGTCGGTCACGAAGGTGTGGAGCACTCCGACCCCGGGCAGCTTCACCCGTCGAACGTCTACCATCATCCGTCTCCATCCGCCGGGTGGGCCGGCATAAGGGGGGTATGCCTCCAGCCTACCGGAGGCGCGCGGAGGCCCTCCCGGAGAGCGGACTCCGGAAGGGCCTCGTGCGATGCCTCGCGTCGGTGCGGCGGCTAGCCGTCGGTCTGGGGTCTAGCCGTCGGTCTGGGGTCTAGCCGTCGGTCGGGGGTGCGTCCTCCGCGCCTGCGCCCTGCACGTGCTTCGGCGCCGCCTGGTCGGCGCTCGTCGGAGTGCCGGCCCGGGACGTGCCGGCCTTCGCCGTTCCGGCCTTCGCTGCGGCAGCCTTCGACGCGGACTTCGCGGCGGCGGCGTCGGCTTCGACGATGTCGGGCGCTTCGAGGCGGATGCGGTCGGCCGACTCGTCGTCGGGCTGCAGCTGGCTGGCGCGCTCCGCCTCGACCCGCCGCAGGTAGGTGCGCACTTCGCGCTCCTCCCGGTCGGAGTCCCAGCCGAGCACGCGCGCCATGAGCGACGCGGCGACCGGGGCGGCGGAGGCGCCGCGGTCCCACGCCTCGATGGAGATGCGCGTGCGCCGGGCGAGCACGTCCTCCAGGTGCAGCGCGCCCTCGTGCGTCGCCGCGTAGACGACCTCCGCGCCGACGTAGTCGTCCGCGCCGGGCAGCGGGTCGGCCAGCGACGGGTCCTCGCGGATGAGGGCGAGGATGTCCTCGGCGAAGGTGCCGTAGCGGTTGAGCAGGTGCTCGATGCGGGCGACGTGGAGGCCGGACTCCTGGGCGATCCGGTGGCGCCGGTTCCACGCGGCCTGGTAGCCCTCCGCGCCGACCAGCGCGATGTCCATCGTCGTGGATGCGGGCGTCTTGCCGTCGAGGGCGCTGACGGCGGCATCCACCGCGTCCTTCGCCATCACGCGGTAGGTCGTCCATTTGCCGCCCGCGATGACCACGAGACCCGGCACCGAGTGGGCGACCAGGTGCTCGCGGGACAGCTTCGACGTCTGCTCGGACTCTCCGGCAAGGAGGGGCCGGAGCCCCGCGTAGACGCCCTCGACGTCCTCCCGCGTCAACGGGATGTTGAGGATCTCGTTGACGTGGGCGAGCAGGTAGTCGATGTCGGCGGCGGTCGCTGCGGGGTGCGCCTTGTCGAGGTGCCAGTCCGTGTCCGTCGTGCCGATGAGCCAGTGCCGGCCCCAGGGGATGACGAAGAGCACGCTCTTCTCGGTGCGCAGCAGGAGGCCCATCGTCGACTGGAAGCGGTCCCGCGGCACCACCAGGTGGATGCCCTTGGACGCGCGCACCTTGAACTGGCCGCGCTCCCCCACCATCGACTGCGTGTCGTCCGTCCAGACGCCGGTCGCGTTGACGACCTGCTTGGCGCGGATGTCGAACCGCTCGTCGGTCTCGAGGTCGTGGGCCCGGACGCCGACCACCCGCTCGCCGACCTTGATGAAGCCCTCGACCCGCACGCGGGAGGCGATGTGGGCGCCGTAGTGCGCCGCGGTCCGCACCAGGTTGGCGACGTAGCGGGCGTCGTCGACCTGCGCGTCGTAGTAGGTGATGCCGCCGACCAGGGCGTCCTTGTTCATGGACGGAATGGCGTTCAACACCTGCCGCTTGCTCAGGTGCCGGTGGTGCGGGACGCCGGGAGGCCGACCTCCTGTGTACGAGAAGATGTCGTACAGCATCATCCCCGCGCCGATGTAGAAGCGCTCCCACACCCGCTTGTGCAGCGGGTACAGGAAGCGCACGGGCTTCACGAGGTGCGGAGCGATGCGCTGCAGCAGCAGCCCGCGCTCGATGAGGGCCTCGCGGACCAGGCGGAAGTCGAGCTGCTCGAGGTAGCGGATGCCGCCGTGGACCAGCTTGGACGACCGGCTGGAGGTTCCCGAGGCGAAGTCGCGCGCCTCCACGAGTCCGGTGGTGAGACCGCGCGTCGCCGCATCCACCGCCGACCCCGCGCCGACGATGCCGCCGCCGACCACCAGGATGTCGAGCTCGGTGTCCTTGAGCGCCGCGATCGCCGCCGCGCGCTCCGCCGGACCGAGCCGCGACGGGTAGGTCACGGCCGGGTTCGATGCGGGCGTCGCATGCCTGTCGCCGCCTGGGGCAGATTGGGACTTCACCATCGTTCTCTCCCTCTCCGGCCGCCATCGGCCGGCGCTGCTCTACTGCGTACGGTACGGCGCGACGACCACCTCGACGCGCTGGAACTCCTTCACGTCCGAGTATCCCGTCGTGGCCATGCTCCGGCGCAAGGCTCCCACGAGATTCGCAGAGCCCTCGGCCACGGGAGCCGGCCCGTAGAGGACCTCCTCGAGCGGCGCGACCTGGCCAACGGCGACGCGGTTGCCGCGCGGCAGCTGCGAGTGATGCGCCTCGGCGCCCCAGTGCCAGCCGCCCCCGGGGGCGTCGGTGGCGCGGGCGAGGGTGGTGCCGAGCATGACGGCGTCGGCGCCGCAGGCGATCGCCTTGACGATGTCGCCGGAGCTGCCGAGCCCGCCGTCGGCGATGACGTGCACGTAGCGGCCGCCCGACTCGTCCATGTAGTCGCGGCGGGCGCCGGCGACATCCGCGACGGCGGTGGCCATGGGCGCGTGGATGCCGAGGGTGGATCGCGTGGTGGACGCCGCGCCGCCGCCGAAGCCGACGAGCACGCCGGCCGCGCCGGTGCGCATGAGGTGCAGCGCCGCGGTGTAGGTGGCGGCGCCGCCGACGATGACGGGGACGTCGAGCTCGTAGATGAACTTCTTGAGGTTGAGCGGCTCGACGTTCTTCGACACGTGCTCCGCGGAGACCGTGGTCCCGCGGATGACGAACAGGTCGACGCCGGCGTCGACGACCGTCTCGTAAAGCTCCTGGGTGCGCTGCGGCGAGAGCGCGCCGGCCACGGTGACGCCGCCCTCGCGGATCTCGGCGAGCCGGCGGGTGACGAGCTCCGGCTTGATCGGCTCGGAGTAGATCTCCTGCATCCGGCTCGTCGCGCGCTCGGCCGGGAGCTCGCGGATCTCGGCGAGCAGCGGCTCGGGGTCCTCGTACCGGGTCCAGAGGCCCTCGAGGTCGAGCACGCCGAGGCCGCCGAGCTGGCCCATCATGATGGCCGTCGTCGGCGAGACCACCGAGTCCATCGGGGCGGCGATGAACGGGATGGAGAACTGGTAGGCGTCGATCGTCCACGACACGGAGACGTCCTCCGGGTCGCGGGTGCGGCGGCTCGGAACCACGGCCACGTCGTCGAAGGCGTACACACGGCGGGCGCGCTTGGCGCGGCCGATCTCGATCTCCATACTCACGCGCTTCAGTCTAGGCCGCGCACCTGTCCGGCGTCGGGGGCCTGTGGAAAGGTGGATGTCGTGACCGTCGAAGCCGAACCCCTCAGCCGTCTCCGTCAGCGCACCAGCGAGAAGTGGCGCGCGTATCCGGACGACGTCCTCCCGCTGTTCGTCGCCGAGATGGACTACCCGCTCGCTCCCCCGGTCGCCGCGGCGCTGCACGCGGCGGTCGACCGCAGCGACACCGGCTACATCGGGCCGGACGATCGCACGCAGCGCGCCTTCGCCGACTTCGCGCGCGACCGCTGGGGCTGGGAGGTCGACCCTGCGCAGACCCGGACCACCACCGACGTGAGCGTGGTGATCGTGGAGGCGCTGCGGATGCTGATCGAGCCAGGCGACCGGGTCGTCATCACCACCCCGGTCTACCCGCCGTTCTTCGAGCTCATCCCCGAGGCAGGCGGCGTGGTCGAGGAGGTGCCGCTGCTGGAGGGCGGCACGGACGGGCGCGGCTGGGCGCTCGACCTGGCGGGCCTGGAGCGGGCGTTCGCGGGAGGGGCGAAGGCGTTCCTGCTGTGCAATCCGCACAATCCGCTCGGGCTGATCCATCCGCGCGCCGAGCTGGAGGCCGTCGCGGCGCTCGCGGCCCACCACGGCGTGTTCGTTCTGAGCGACGAGGTGCACGCGCCGCTCACCCACTCCGACGCGACCTTCACGCCGTTCCTCAGCGTGTCGGACGACGCCCGGCGCATCGGCGTCGCCGCGCACTCCGCCAGCAAGGCCTGGAACCTGGCGGGGCTCAAGTGCGCGCTGTTCGTGACGGCGTCGCCCGAGCAGGCCGAGCGCATCCACGCTCTGCCCATCGAGGTGGAGGTGCGCACCAGCCACTTCGGCCGCATCGCCACCGAGGCGGCCTACCGGGACGGTCGACCCTGGCTCGACGACGTGCTGCGAGCGATCGAGACCAACCGCGAGCTCCTGTCCGTCTTGCTCACCGACCGCCTGCCGCGCGCCCGTTACCGCGAGCCGCTCGCCGGCTATCTCGCCTGGATCGACCTGCGGGAGCTGGGCTGGGGCGACGACCCGGCGGCGCGCATCCTCGAGGAGGCCCGCGTCGCGGTCAACCCCGGGATCGACTTCGGCGCGCCCGGCGCCGGCTTCATCCGGCTCAATCTCGCGTGCTCCCCGGAGGTGCTGACCGAGGCGATCGACCGGATCGCCGAGCTGGACCGCCGCTGACGCCGACCAGCCGTCACCGTGCCCGGCTGACCCTCCGCTCGTCCCACACCGGCTCGTCGGCCTCGTAGACCGCGCCGTCCGAGCCGAACACCAGGAACCGGTCGAAGCCGCGGGCGAACCAGCGGTCGTGCGTGACCGCGATGACCGTCCCCTCGAAACCGGCGAGACCCTCCTCGAGCGCCTCGGCCGAGACCAGGTCGAGGTTGTCGGTCGGCTCGTCGAGCAGCAGCAGGGTCGCACCGGAGAGCTCGAGCAGCAGGATCTGGAGGCGCGCCTGCTGGCCGCCCGAGAGCGACTCGAAGGTCTGCTCGGCGGCCCCGGCGAGCCCGTAGCGGTCGAGCACCCGGCTCGCCGCCTCCCGCGGGAGCCCGTCACGTCGTTCGTCCCCGCGGTGCAGGATCTCCAGCAGCGTGCGCCCGACCAGCTCGGGATGCTCGTGGGCCTGGGCGAACAGGCCGGGGGCGACCCGCGCGCCGAGTCTCGCGGTGCCGGTGTGCGGAACCGGCGCGCCGGCGGACTCCGCCGATGCGAGGTGGCCCGCCGCCGGGTCGGGGTCCGTGCCCCCGGCCGCGAGCAGCCGGAGGAAGTGCGACTTGCCGGAACCGTTCGACCCGAGCACCGCGATGCGCTCACCGAACCAGACCTCCGTGTCGAACGCGCGCATCAGCCCGGTGAGCTCCAGGTCGTCGACCTGGAGCACCCGGCGGCCGGTGCGGGACCCGGTCAGGCGCATCCGCACGTTCTGCTCGCGCGGCACCGCCTGCGGCGGCCCGGCGGCCTCGAAGCGCGCGAGGCGGGTCTGCGCGGCTTGATAGGCGCTCGCGAGATCGCTGTTGTACTTCGCCTTCTCCTTGAAGCGCAGCACGAGCGCCTTCAGCTTGGCGTGCTCCTCGTCCCACCGGCGGCGCAGCTCCTCGAGCCGGTCCATCCGCTCGCGCCGTGCCTCGTGGTAGCCGGCGAAGCCGCCGCCGTGCGTCCACGTCGTGTTCCCGGCAGCGCCGAGCTCCAGCGTGATGATCCTGTCCGCCGCGTTGGCGAGCAACTCCCGGTCGTGCGAGACGACCAGCACGGTCTTCTGCGTCGCGCGGAGCTGCTCCTCCAGCCAGCGCTTCGCCGGGACGTCGAGATAGTTGTCCGGCTCATCCAGCAGCAGCACTTGCTCCGGCCCGCGCAGCAACGCTTCCAGCACCAGCCGCTTCTGCTCACCGCCGGACAGGCTGCGGACCGCCCGATGGCGCGCACGCTCGAACGGCACGCCGAGCGCGGCGACCGTGCACTGATCCCAGACGACCTCCTGCTCGTATCCCCCGGCGTCGGCGTACTCGGCGAGCGCGGTCGCATAGCGCAGCTGCGTGTCGGTCTCGTCGCGTTCGATGATGGCGTTCTCAGCGGCCTCCAGCGCTTCGGCTGCGGCCTTCACCGCCTTCGGCGCCACTCCCACCAGGAGGTCGTGCACCGTCCGGTCGTCCCGGACGTGTCCGACGAACTGGTCCATCACCCCGAGACCGCCGTCGATGACGACGCCCCCGGCATCGGGCCGGAGCTCACCGCGGATGATCCGGAGCAGGGTCGACTTCCCCGCCCCGTTCGCGCCGATGAGAGCGCCGACGCGCCCCTCCCCGACCCGGAACGAGACGTCGTCGAGAAGCGGTCGGCCGTCGGCGAGCGTGTAGGAGACGCCGGAGACGTCGATGTGGCTC
Proteins encoded:
- a CDS encoding cation:proton antiporter translates to MHLGEDLIILGILLLVAYVLGRLGRLVSLPAIPIYMLVGLLASPHTGWFPLNFESDYIELIAIFGLILLLFNLGLEFDQDEFFGNFGKLIVSGGSYIVINMGVGLIFGFMVGWGTREALIIAGMTATSSSAIVTKLLIELRRLANTETPMILGVTVVEDIFIAIYLAIVSVVLSGETDFWPVVGKLAIAFAFLVVMFTVARWGGRFVSRLFRTKDDELFTILFFGFAVLFAGIGELLGVTDAIGAFLIGLVLGATKYRRKIEQIAIPLRDVFAAFFFLNFGLALDPAKFPSVLLPVGIAVVLTILLNIGAGQFVAWINGMGVQAGINTTVILQNRGEFALILATLSLAAGLDERIQPFAGLYVLVMAVIGPILAANSEKIGAMILRSGPSRRRDRKKKREPMLDEEIALVEAATADFDSDARRETTSADETQRAVDRMVERAMQEDISGERERD
- a CDS encoding FAD-dependent oxidoreductase → MTYPSRLGPAERAAAIAALKDTELDILVVGGGIVGAGSAVDAATRGLTTGLVEARDFASGTSSRSSKLVHGGIRYLEQLDFRLVREALIERGLLLQRIAPHLVKPVRFLYPLHKRVWERFYIGAGMMLYDIFSYTGGRPPGVPHHRHLSKRQVLNAIPSMNKDALVGGITYYDAQVDDARYVANLVRTAAHYGAHIASRVRVEGFIKVGERVVGVRAHDLETDERFDIRAKQVVNATGVWTDDTQSMVGERGQFKVRASKGIHLVVPRDRFQSTMGLLLRTEKSVLFVIPWGRHWLIGTTDTDWHLDKAHPAATAADIDYLLAHVNEILNIPLTREDVEGVYAGLRPLLAGESEQTSKLSREHLVAHSVPGLVVIAGGKWTTYRVMAKDAVDAAVSALDGKTPASTTMDIALVGAEGYQAAWNRRHRIAQESGLHVARIEHLLNRYGTFAEDILALIREDPSLADPLPGADDYVGAEVVYAATHEGALHLEDVLARRTRISIEAWDRGASAAPVAASLMARVLGWDSDREEREVRTYLRRVEAERASQLQPDDESADRIRLEAPDIVEADAAAAKSASKAAAAKAGTAKAGTSRAGTPTSADQAAPKHVQGAGAEDAPPTDG
- a CDS encoding GuaB3 family IMP dehydrogenase-related protein, which translates into the protein MEIEIGRAKRARRVYAFDDVAVVPSRRTRDPEDVSVSWTIDAYQFSIPFIAAPMDSVVSPTTAIMMGQLGGLGVLDLEGLWTRYEDPEPLLAEIRELPAERATSRMQEIYSEPIKPELVTRRLAEIREGGVTVAGALSPQRTQELYETVVDAGVDLFVIRGTTVSAEHVSKNVEPLNLKKFIYELDVPVIVGGAATYTAALHLMRTGAAGVLVGFGGGAASTTRSTLGIHAPMATAVADVAGARRDYMDESGGRYVHVIADGGLGSSGDIVKAIACGADAVMLGTTLARATDAPGGGWHWGAEAHHSQLPRGNRVAVGQVAPLEEVLYGPAPVAEGSANLVGALRRSMATTGYSDVKEFQRVEVVVAPYRTQ
- a CDS encoding cation:proton antiporter regulatory subunit, with the translated sequence MVDVRRVKLPGVGVLHTFVTDDGGKVGVIAHRSGHSDLITFSDHEDGSDVTKVSLRLNEDEAHTLAELLGGTQITEALTALDQIPGLSIDWFTVDYDDYIAGQQLGAPGDRGFVGLAVVAVVRGDSANPAPAPDFKVFPGDTLVVAGTPEKVAKAFSFFRTGEVAHRVTADAPPGG
- the guaA gene encoding glutamine-hydrolyzing GMP synthase encodes the protein MSTDAAFTDLLGGADSANPSGPVLVVDFGAQYAQLIARRVREANVYSEIVPHTVTAAEVAAKRPSGIVLSGGPSSVYEEGAPQLDEAILDLGVPVLGICYGFQVMATALGGEVAKTGQREYGSTAVRISDSGVLLEGQPAEQTAWMSHGDSVARAPEGFDVLASTDGTPVAAFANDERKLYGVQWHPEVKHSAYGQAVLENFLHRAAGIPADWNSGNVIADQVAAIRAQVGSGRVICALSGGVDSAVAAALVHEAVGDQLVCVFVDHGLLRKDEARQVEEDYVTATGVRLVTVNAQKQFLDALSGVSDPETKRKIIGREFIRVFEKAQADLIAEAASEGDPIRFLVQGTLYPDVVESGGGTGTANIKSHHNVGGLPEDLQFELVEPLRTLFKDEVRAIGRELGLPEAIVSRQPFPGPGLGIRIVGEVTQERLDLLRDADAIVRAELTAAGLDAEIWQCPVVLLADVRSVGVQGDGRTYGHPIVLRPVSSEDAMTADWTRLPYDLLAKISNRITNEVDGVNRVVLDVTSKPPGTIEWE
- a CDS encoding DUF3817 domain-containing protein encodes the protein MPLAPKLEDFPKIRGALRFYQVFAYVTGIMLLLLCAEMIVKYGLGYELFAFSNYGALTFVPVQTAVAPTGVDLSTGILIAHGWLYVVYLISDFRLWSLMRWPFTKFVMIALGGVVPFLSFFVEARITKQVKSYLAGREAEAADLVEAAH
- a CDS encoding SURF1 family protein; this encodes MMRRPRWIGALLFALLLAAGFAWLGQWQLERAVESGKAVEAPSETVLPLAEVAGPSSPLRDVAVGQLVEFTGTFVPEDYQLLHDRLNDGRSGWWVVGHLNLERDGRPVALAVARGWAPDKAAAQAAVERLSRQPDAGPQRIVGRILPDEQPEVPTDKKDPTAMRTLGVGALYNLWTGVDDMPVYAAYVVERGAPAGLVQISSPPPIAQTELNWLNIFYAAEWIIFACFAVFLWYRLVKDAKQREDELREEQLLEREKQDAAAGENPRVEPLE
- a CDS encoding ABC-F family ATP-binding cassette domain-containing protein, coding for MSHIDVSGVSYTLADGRPLLDDVSFRVGEGRVGALIGANGAGKSTLLRIIRGELRPDAGGVVIDGGLGVMDQFVGHVRDDRTVHDLLVGVAPKAVKAAAEALEAAENAIIERDETDTQLRYATALAEYADAGGYEQEVVWDQCTVAALGVPFERARHRAVRSLSGGEQKRLVLEALLRGPEQVLLLDEPDNYLDVPAKRWLEEQLRATQKTVLVVSHDRELLANAADRIITLELGAAGNTTWTHGGGFAGYHEARRERMDRLEELRRRWDEEHAKLKALVLRFKEKAKYNSDLASAYQAAQTRLARFEAAGPPQAVPREQNVRMRLTGSRTGRRVLQVDDLELTGLMRAFDTEVWFGERIAVLGSNGSGKSHFLRLLAAGGTDPDPAAGHLASAESAGAPVPHTGTARLGARVAPGLFAQAHEHPELVGRTLLEILHRGDERRDGLPREAASRVLDRYGLAGAAEQTFESLSGGQQARLQILLLELSGATLLLLDEPTDNLDLVSAEALEEGLAGFEGTVIAVTHDRWFARGFDRFLVFGSDGAVYEADEPVWDERRVSRAR
- a CDS encoding aminotransferase class I/II-fold pyridoxal phosphate-dependent enzyme: MTVEAEPLSRLRQRTSEKWRAYPDDVLPLFVAEMDYPLAPPVAAALHAAVDRSDTGYIGPDDRTQRAFADFARDRWGWEVDPAQTRTTTDVSVVIVEALRMLIEPGDRVVITTPVYPPFFELIPEAGGVVEEVPLLEGGTDGRGWALDLAGLERAFAGGAKAFLLCNPHNPLGLIHPRAELEAVAALAAHHGVFVLSDEVHAPLTHSDATFTPFLSVSDDARRIGVAAHSASKAWNLAGLKCALFVTASPEQAERIHALPIEVEVRTSHFGRIATEAAYRDGRPWLDDVLRAIETNRELLSVLLTDRLPRARYREPLAGYLAWIDLRELGWGDDPAARILEEARVAVNPGIDFGAPGAGFIRLNLACSPEVLTEAIDRIAELDRR